The Macaca nemestrina isolate mMacNem1 chromosome 1, mMacNem.hap1, whole genome shotgun sequence genome contains the following window.
CAGTGGAGTGGCCCCAGCACAGCTGTGTTTCTTGTCCTTCCCTCTCCCAGAACTccctgcctggcctccctccAGCCCAAACTTAGCTGATTTCCTGGAACTCAGTCCTAACTCCAAACCTGTTTATGCCTCTGCCCATCTACTTCCTGAGTACAGGCCCTCCACCTCCCCTCTGCCCACAGGCTCATCGAGGCAGTGCCTCTGCCCCTCACCCCATGCCACCTTCCAAGCCCTTTGAATTTAGCCCATTCTCCTGGGCTGCACAAGCCTGGGCCTCCTGCTCCCACGCATGGGGGAGGCATAGCAGGAGCTGCGGTGGCCCCCCTAACCAGAGTAGGagtagggtggggtggggttaGGAAATATTacttccccttccacctcctgtccccagaaTCTCTCAGATCTGGACAGGCCCAGTTCCCAAATCCAGGCTTAGACAGCCCTCAGGCCCTGCCCATCTTCTTTGTCATCAGACCCAGACCCATGATTACTGGGCTCCTTGGGACCTGCAAGGCCTGCAAGGGTGTCTGTGGGGTGCTCCTGTCTAGCCATGCCCCGGGGTGTCTGGACTGTCATCTCCAGAGGACTTCTGGTCCATCCTGACTCAAGGCCACTCCATCCAGGAAAACGCTCTTCTTTGGTCACTTCCCGTCTCCCCAGCCTTGCCTCTGCTTACTGGAGTGTTACTCTGAGGGCTGTAGAGAGGGACGGAGCGAGGGGGAAGTGATTGTGGGTGGTCCTGTTTCCAGGAAACCTTGTCCTTTCTAGGGCAAACTGTACCAGGACGGCCCGGACCCTGCACTCATGGGACTCAAAGCCCCACCAGGGTACAGGGCCCTTGGGGACAGACCCTGGACACAGGGCAGCCCTGGGGAAGGTGGGCCGAGGTGAGAGAAGCTGGGAGAGCCTGTCCCAGGCGGGAAGCCTCCAGCTCCTCTCTGGGTGACCAGCTTTGTGGAACAGTTAAGATCACAGGAACAGGTGGTGGGGGTGGGCCctgaggagacagaggctgcaaaCCTGCCCACAGCTGCTTCCCCCAAATGGTTTCTAGGGCTTCACACTGGCTCCTCATGCCCACCAGCCAAATCTTGCTGAAAGCTGCCTCATCTGCCCTGCCCAGTGCTCCCGATGTCCACCTCGTGTCTTCCCGCTCTGTCCCTGTGCTGTGCTCTGGCCTGTGACTTTCTTCATGCTGTTCCTTCCAGCTCAAATGCGTCTTTCCTCTCCTCTACGATCCCCATTTCTCAGCCCTCAGGGCCATATCTGGGCCACCTGCCTCGGAACAACCTGGACAGCTCCAGGGCTCCTGGCTTTGTCCTTTCCCTCCTTCTGCGCTCTATGTGGGCCCGGTGCCCGGGGGTCAGAGGTTCGCATGCTATGCCTCTGCCTGGGAATTGCTCCCGAAGCAGGCAAATGCACAGGCATGCAAACCTCTGACCCCCTGGGCACTAGCCTTGCAGCAGCGCTGGGGATGCAGACTTGAGGGCCAGGTCGACTCTGCTCCTGGGGAGCTCCCAGTGTGGAGGAGGAAGGCACCGCCCTGCCTTGAGGAAGCCCTGGCTGGGATGTCCCTCCAGAGGAGCCTCCAGCCCAGCTGTGAAGAGAGGCATAAACAGCTGCTGCCGGTGGATGCAAAATCGTCTGGGATGCCAGGGCTGCCTGGGCACTGAACACAGTTAACCATCAGTGGTGCCCAGTTTACCTCCTTTGTCTGCACACATGCAGCTGGCTCCAGGCTTGGTTATGGGGGCACCCACCATGCCCCTGTCTCTTGAGCCTGATTTTGCAGCATTCAGAGTCCTAGTCACTGACTATTGGAGTGAGGAGTCATTTCCTGTAAGCCCTTGCAGGCAAGGCCAGGCCACAGTTACCCCATCCCCTCCCAGTGGGCTGTGGGGAGCCTGGCAGGTGGGCTGCAGGCCTGGGTGGGTGGTTGACACTCTGCCTGCTTCTCAGGGCCGGAAGGAGCCGTACTATATCACAGAACTGTTCCAGGCTGCAGACAAGAACAAGGACAACCAGATCTGCTTCGATGAGTTCCTCTACATCTTGGGAAAGCTGGTGAAGGACTACCACCTGCAGTACCACCGGCAGCTGTGCGCTCACCACTGTGCTCGACACAGCCTCTACTAGAGGGAGCTCAGGCAGCCTCCTGCCCACCGGAGCCTGACCCAGGAGGAGGTGTGGCCTGGCTATCAGGAACTGAAAGGAGAACCCagctgtgtgtgtctctctgtgtgtgcacatgtctgTACCTGTCTGTGGAAAGGAGAGCCGTGTGAGAGAGAATAAAGCAATTTCATACATATTTCCAGGGATTTGTCAGTATGTGGTTCTGGGCTTCACCTACAATCCAGAAAAAGAAGTTTCAGTCCCAACCTGGGAAAGATCTATTTTAGATGAATGAAATAGCCCTTGCCTCCAGGAAGCTCCTGTTTGAGTGGAAGAAACAGCTTCTATCTCCAGGGAGCCCCTGTCTGAGGGGGCAGACACGCTCCTACCTCCAGGGAGCCCCTGTCTGAGGGGGAGATACAGCTTATATCtccagggagaccctgtctgagGGGGGAGACATGCTCCTATCCCCAGGGAGCCCCTGTCTGAAGGGGAGACACAGCTTATATCtccagggagaccctgtctgagGGGGAGACACAGCTTATTCCTCTAGGGAGTTTATATTTGATGGGGGAGACACCACGTCTGATTCCAGGGGGCCCCATCTGATGGGGAGACATTCCCCACCTGCAGTGTTCAGCCTGAGAAGGAAGAGTCTGGGGAGATAGACAGCGAGGCCTCATCCATggtcactcactcacccaccacgCAGGTGGTAGCACGGGGTGAGGGTAGGGGTGAACTAACATGCCCCTCTGACAGCATCCCTACTCTGAAAGAGAGCCTCAAGAATCGGCGAGCAAGGGTGGGGCTGAGCCTGGGACGAGACCAGGATAAGGAGGCAGGTGCATTTCTAGCAGAGGGAACAACAGTAGAAAATCATAAAGTATGTCCGGGAGCAACAGAAAGTTTGCTCAGAAATTAGCGTTCATGGAGAAAAGAGTAGAAAGTCAGCTTGAATGGGTGGGTTAGGACCAGAGTCTGGAAGTCCCTGAAAACTGAGCATTGGAATTTGGACGGTATCCTTTTGGTAAGGGATCCTGAGTTGTTAAGTGTGGGGAAGGGGTGAGGGCCCTGGGACCAGCTCTGCTTTAGGAAACTAGTGGTGGGGGTTTGGGGTGGAGGAAGACAGAGCAGACCTGCAGAGGCTAGCTGGAGGCTGTGAAGAAGAGGTAAACAGCTTCATGGGGACGGAAGCGAGGAGGCATCAGAAAAGGCAGAACGTCAAAGCCCGGACCTGGGCACAGACTGAGGGAGAGGAGGATCCAGAATGAGCTGGAGGTTTCAGGCGCTGGCGATTGGCATGGGACTTCAGTGCCTGGGTGGGAGCCAGTCTGCAGGGAAAATTGTGTGCTGGGTTTGCACATGCTGAGTCAGACACTGACAGGAGCTGAGCCAACAATCCAGCCTGGCAGAACCACAGACACCTGTTAAGGGAACAGCAATGAGTAGAACCTGGGTGACAGTCAacccaggaaggcttcctggaggagagaaGGGTTGAGTCTGTTTTTTTCTACAACATGATGATGGATGTGAGGCTTACTTCTGACCGAGGGCTATTCATGACCCACTGATCCAAGTCCTCCGGTGTCCCTGACACCACCCACCTGAGACCTGCCCCTGCACttgctctgtttctttttcctcttcctctctcctgggACATCAGGAAATTAACGCAGAATCTCTTAGGGAGGGTCTCCTCTGCCTTCAGGAACTGCCAGAGCCCATTTTAATGGGTTGTTTTCTTCTGAGGGTTGCTCTGGGAACCGGTGTCCTGAGCTTACTGAGATAGAAATCATGGATTTTGAAAGAGTGATGGAAGGTGATGCACCACCTGTGCACAGGACTGCAGGGTCACTTAAGAAACTTGGTCTGGTTCCCTCTCCATCTGGTCCTTTGCGCCAAACGTGGTGGGTTGTCCCTGGAGCTGAGCTGGAGACCTTTTTTCTCATCAGTCAGGCTCTGGGGCAGAATTTGCCCCCGTTTGCTCCAGACCTGGCCTGCTGTCCCTCCCACACTTGCCACCAGCTTAGTTTGCCTTTCAGGACCCTCCTTGGGAGATGTCTGCACCCCATTCCCCTTTTCATTCTCTCCTGTGGAGGGGCATCTTCTGCTGCACTGTGCTTGTTTCGTACTCTCCACCGAGACAGGATCTCAGCGTCCCCATAAACGCTCAGCAGGTGCTTGGGGAAGGAATGCAGAATTGGAGCCCATGGGACTGGAATTGATGACCTGGATCTGTGCTCCTTCCCGCAGGCCCCTGGCTGTGTCTAGAGGCATGAAGACCATTGCCTGAGTTACTTAGGCCACTCTTCTTCCAGGCCCAGGGGAGAAATGTCGGTCTCACCTGAGAGGTGCTGGGCTCCACAGGCATTGAGTACGAAGCAGGGGCGCCCAGCCTGagccctccctgcccctctcctgcCCCCTTCTGGGGGTTTCTTCACCAGCTCTGCCTGCTCTGTCCTCATTTCCTTGGCCTCAGGATTGGGCCTGTCAGGTCTGTTGGGACACACCCAGGGACTGAGCCCTTTCCTGTAAACATGACCAGGTTCTGCTCCCTCTAGGTTGCCCCATGTCCGCCAGGCTGCTTACAGCCTCTGCCTTTCCCCCCACATGCTTACCCAAGTCCTGGTACCTTTTGCTGCAAGGTCAGTTCAGCCTGGCTCCTGCTGCCCCAAAAGCACCCAAGGCTGTCTGTCCAGGGGCACAGTTTCTGGGGAGGGCGCGACATTCCATGATCTTGCCGATCAACCTGTACATGGTGTGGGGAGGAGGTCACCACTCGGGACTCCCTCACTGGACCTGAGAAAGGACCTGGAGTAATgccctatgcctcagtttccccatctgccaaATAGGGATAATTATGCTTGTAATGTCCACATCACAAGGTTTCTGGGAATATCAAATGAGTCAGTGGATgcaaaatactttgaaaatatgaTGCGGTGCTTTGAGGCAGGTCCTGTTAGGCCAGGTCACATAGGACAGTACGTGGTGAATAATAGGTATTAACCAAGGGTGGATCCTTGGTTGACAACTTGTCATGTCAGATATGGCGTTGTTTTCCTATAAGAGCTTGATTCACCTTTTGTCAAGGAAGTTAGACTGCATTTGGTTGATGAATTGATACCCTGCCTTCTTCCAGAAATGATTTAAGATGGCTGAGTGTGATAAAGAGAATTTCTGCCTTGGATAAGGGAAAGGCCAAActtaattttgtattcatttatcCCCTCAATAAGTATTAATTGAACACTTAGTAGGTGCCAGGCCCTAGGGTTGTGAAAAgaaatgtgatttcttttctaaatggTCTCCTGGtcccagagaaaagacagaaaataaacaaatgaatcatAACATAGCAGGGCAAATGCTGTGATGGGTAAGGATTTGGGTAGTGTGGAGGAGAGAAGAATTAACTCTGCATTGATGGCgtgaaggcaggcagatcagggaTGGACTTGGAGCGGATGATGCCTGAGCTGGATCAGGAAGGGTGAGGAGGACATTACCGGGACAAAAGACATTACAGGCGGGAATAGGAAGTGGATGCTGTCACATCACATCATGAGTCACTCAATCATTTGATACGCTGAATTACTAAGTCTCCCTGtggggctcagtttcctcatctgtacaataggCATTGTAATAGTACATACATCACTGGGTtagtgtgagaattaaatgatcaATGCAAATAATGCAACTAATCTAAGTGAGCACTTAGAATAGTTCCTGGACGTGGGAAATGCCCAGTGAGTGTTAACTAGTATTTTGCCATGATTTGCTCTGATCAGTGATTGTGGCTGCTGTTATCGTGTGTGCTGGACTCTGTGCTGGGTCTCCAGTGGCTCACATCCAGAGAGAGCTGGATTTATTTTGGAGGGTGAAAGGCTCCCTGTGTGTTTATACAATGGCTCAGGCCCTTGTGCAGTGCAGAGGGACCCCAAgaagcctccatctcccagggcATGGTGCATCCCCAGCTTCACAGAACAGGAGAGCTGTGGAGGAGTGTGGGCAGCAGGGTAGGAATGGATTTAGCCCTTGGCAACAACACACGTCCccacaaaacattttcttcatccattcatctgttgagggaCACTTGGGTCGCTTTCAccttttggctcttgtgaataatgctgctatgaacatgaagGTATAAGCACCTGTTTGAATCTCCCTGCAttcaattcttttgcatatataccAGGAGCAGAAttactggatcatgtggtaattctgtgtttatttatttgaggaaCAAACTTGCAGTTTTCCGTTgcagctgcactattttacattcccaccaacagtgcattcGGCTTCCAATTCTCTATGCcctcgccaacacttgttattttctgggttttaaaaGAAGTAGTAGTCATCCTGGTGGGTGtcaggtggtatctcattgtcgttCTGCTCCAtgttttcctaatgattagtaattttcatgtgcttattggccatttgtatatcttaattttgagtcttttccccattttttgattggtttgtttgtcttttgttgttgagttatagggattcttttatattctggatattaatccatTATCAGatatttgttttacaaatattttctttgtaacaaCAGAAACACACCACAGTCTTCAGGGTTGGAAGCCAGTTAATCTTAGTGGCATTTTGTTAGTGGTGGGGAGAGGATTTGTTTCTCCTGAAATCCTGGGGCATTGACcacctcctcttctcctcttagGCATGAAGCATGTCTAGCTTCTCCAAAGAACCCCTCCCCTCCACTACCTCAGAGTTAGCTTCCTCTCTTCAGCCTGTGATCCTGGGGTCCCAGACACAATAATTAACCGAGAGAGGGTGAGAGGCTCCCTGCTGTGTTTATGCAAAGGTTCAGGCCCTTGTGCAGTGCAGAGGGACCCCaagcagcctccatctcccatgGCATGGTCCATCCCCAGCTTCCCAGAACAGGAGAGCTGTGGAGGAGTGTAGGTAGTAGGGTAGGAATGGATATAGCCCTTGGCAACAACACATTTCCTCACAAAGCACCCACCCaccaaaaagaacaacaacaatagttttagtttttagtaaTGAGAACAATAGTTTTCATTACTAAAAGCCATCAGCCAGGACAAGTGTTCTCAACCCTTTTGCCGTCTTTGGACCCTTGGAAACTCTGATGGAAGCCATGAAGGAATGTTCTCATTGAGTGCATGCACTCAAAATGATGCATTCAACTTCAATTCAATTTCAGGGATGTACATCCTGACCAACAAAGAAGGGGATTAGCAGTCCCAGTAGTGGAGAGGGAATGGGAGTGGGAATCTGGTGGATCAAGCAAGTGGATGTCAGTAGCCCAGAAAAAGAGCCCCACTTCCTGCTTTTTCCTTCTGGGCACTATTGCCTAGCAAATGCCTTCCTCTTTCCGCTTCTCCTACCTCCCCACCCAAAATTTTCATTCTGCACAGTGATTGCCACATTCACCTGGTTGAGAAACCAGAGACTGTAGCAACTCTGGCAGGGAGCAGCTGTCTCTGATGGCCTGAAGCTGTGGGCAGCTGGCCAAGCCTAACCGCTATAAAAGGGAGCTGCCTCTCAGCTCTGCATGTCTGTTGTCTGCTGTCTTTCAGAAGACCTGGTAAGTGGGACTGTCTGGGTTGGCCCCACACTTTGGGCTTCCCTTGGGGAGGGTCAGGAAAGAGGAGCGGCCTTCctgagaggggagagagaaagctCAGGGAGGTCTGGAGCAAAGATACTCCTGGAGGTGGGGAGCGAAGCAGGGATAAGGAAGGAGTGCATCCTCCAGCACCTTCCAGTGGGTAAGGGCAcactgtctcctaggctggaccTTTCTTGGGCAGTGGGTGGGGTGGTAAGGAAAGTCGACAGGTcccgtgtgtgtgcatatgcctCTGTGTGAACGGACCCTTCCCCTTCCCACACCTGTATCCCTATCATCCCCTCCTTCCCACCAGAGCCATAACCATCTGCTGGTTTGGTTATTTGGAGAGTGCAGGCCAGGACAAGGCCATCGCTTGGGGCATGAACCTTCTGATTACTGCCCTGGGCAGATGCAAACTCCCTGCCATGGGATTCCCAAGAGAGTTCTGTTTTTCAGGTGAGGCAAGTCCGTGGGCATCATGTTGACCGATCTGGAGAAAGCCTTGAACTCTATCATCGACGTCTACCACAAGTACTCCCTGATAAAGGGGAATTACCATGCTATTTACAAGGATGACCTGAAGAAATTGCTAGAGACCGAGTGTCCTCTGTATATCAGGGTGAGGAGGGGCTGGTGTGGTGGGGGCTCTCTGCCTGGTCCTGGGGCTGCCCTGGGCCAGCGGTCCTCCCTGCTGCCCTTTGTAGATGGCCACGCCTTGGTTGTCTCTGAGATCTTTAAACTCTGGCTTCTGCTCCTCAATCTTGACAGAAAAAGGGTGCAGATGCCTGGTTCAAAGAGTTGGACATCAACACCGATGGCGCAATTAACTTCCAGGAATTCCTCATACTTGTGATAAAGATGGGCGTGGCAGCCCACAAAGAAAGCCACAAAGAAGACCACAAAGAGTAGCTGAGTTACTGGGCCCAGGGGCTGGGCCCCTGGACATGTACCTGCAGAATAATAAAGTCATCAATACCTCAGGCATCTCTCATTCGTGCTTTTGTGGGATGAGGTTCCTCGGTGTGGAGGGAGGGTTGGAAAacccaaaggaagaaaaagtaatcTATATTACCCAATCCCACCTCTCACAAGCCTTTCCTGCTTTACCCCTCATCTGGCCTCTACCCCACACTCCCTTCCAGCTCCACCATATTGAGCCATTGGATTTGAGGCTTAAGGATTCCAAAAAGTCCATGACACTATAGCTGATGATTTTACTAGTAGTTCTGAAATGGATCGGGGATTTGGGGACAGGGTGGTATAAGAACAACTGATACTGTTCTCTAAGCTAAATTTTAGTTTCCAGTTAAATGTCTTAGATGTGGCTCTTGGGAAATTAGGTTGATAGCTACatagaagagtgtgtgtgtgtgtgtgtgtgtgtctgtgtgtgtgtgtgtgtgagagacagacagagagagcgagaaagGGAAAGGCTGATTCTGTGTGTGGTGTGATGTAGGTGGACAATGTTTAGAGTCCTCCATTAATAGGATAATCCCCACACCTGTCCCCATACCTGTAGTTTGTCCTTgggaattttgaaaatttttcctccctctccacTCCCAAGCTCCCAACTCAGTTAAATGATAAAGGAATAGACAAGtaggaaaataaattagtaaaacttAAGTCAAAGAATAGGTTATTCAAATGCTGCCCTACGGGATTCTGTGGTTTGGTGGTCAGAGAATTATCTAAAAAAAACTTCCCAAGGCCTGGTACAAGGGGAAGGCCCGAAGATGAATAGTTATTCTCTGAGACGTgcatcaaaaaaagaagaaaatgaaggggAACCTTTTGACAAGAACGTCACCCCAAACTGGATTTCCATGCTGTGGTGTGGGGAATTTTCTGTTGTCCTCACTTAGGTGCTGGGGCAATGATGTTAGCGATGGGTGAAGAGGTAGGAAGCTGTCACCAGAATCACTAAACCAGGGTTCTTAACTTGTCTGTCTATACATCTCTGAAATTGCGTTGAAGTTGAATGCATCATTTTGAGTGCATGTACTGAGAACATTCCTCCACGGCTTCCATCAGAATCTCAAAAAGGCCCAACACCTCAAAAAGGTTAAGAATGCTTGTCCTGCTTACTGGCTTTTAGTAATAAAAGGCAGAgtatttctctttgtctctctctctctctctcttttttttttttgagacacagggtcttgctctgtcacttgcactagagtacaatggcatgatcatggttcaccatagcctcgaacacctgggctcaagtaatcctcccagctcagtctctttggtagctgggactactggcatgagccactgcccttggctaatttttaaattat
Protein-coding sequences here:
- the LOC105497930 gene encoding protein S100-A15A isoform X3, whose amino-acid sequence is MTDTPVEESLFQIIHCFHQYAARQGDVETLSLQELQALLVDNVPRFMDSLGRKEPYYITELFQAADKNKDNQICFDEFLYILGKLVKDYHLQYHRQLCAHHCARHSLY
- the LOC105497928 gene encoding protein S100-A8 is translated as MLTDLEKALNSIIDVYHKYSLIKGNYHAIYKDDLKKLLETECPLYIRKKGADAWFKELDINTDGAINFQEFLILVIKMGVAAHKESHKEDHKE